A single region of the Arthrobacter sp. zg-Y820 genome encodes:
- a CDS encoding NUDIX domain-containing protein, protein MLAARRTAPEQFAGMWEFPGGKVEAGESCEEGLHRELREELGVGVRLGAEINGPGAQGWPLNEKAAMRVWLAEITEGAPSPLEDHDELRWVALDPRELGALAWIPADLPIVTAMLDAARRR, encoded by the coding sequence ATGCTCGCGGCCCGGCGCACGGCACCGGAGCAGTTTGCCGGGATGTGGGAGTTTCCCGGTGGAAAAGTGGAAGCCGGGGAAAGCTGCGAAGAAGGCCTGCACCGGGAGCTCCGGGAGGAGCTCGGTGTCGGCGTTCGGCTCGGTGCGGAAATCAACGGCCCGGGTGCCCAGGGGTGGCCGCTCAATGAGAAGGCCGCCATGCGGGTTTGGCTCGCCGAGATCACCGAAGGGGCTCCGTCCCCGCTCGAAGACCATGACGAGCTTCGCTGGGTTGCGCTTGATCCGCGGGAGCTCGGCGCCCTGGCCTGGATCCCCGCCGACCTGCCCATCGTCACCGCCATGCTCGACGCAGCCCGCCGGCGGTAA
- a CDS encoding MFS transporter, with product MSLTPALQARRASLAIFALAAGGFAIGTTEFAIMGLLQEMVLDLGISVPAGGHVISAYAVGVVVGAPILAALGARIPRKTLALGLMVLFSVGNLSSFFAPDYNWLLATRFLSGLPHGAFFGVAAVIAASLVAPTRRARAISMVMLGLSIANVVGVPFATWLGQQAGWRWMFVMVSAIGVLTVALVARYVPHQATHPEASIRRELSALRRIQVWLALLVGTVGFGGFFAVYAYISPTMTNVAGFDASLLPLIVGLYGLGQVAGNIIGGRLADRSVMGSIYGILLGTAVILAAYAWLVQYKTGALALVFLVGAIGSMLVPPLQTRLLDAAPGAQSLASSLNHSALNMANALGALLGGLVIAWGWGYRSPAVVGAVLALLGLGIALLSGWLDRKSPQAPAPSAAHTHPVPSK from the coding sequence ATGTCGTTAACACCCGCGCTTCAGGCCAGGCGGGCATCACTGGCCATTTTTGCCCTCGCTGCCGGCGGATTTGCCATCGGCACCACCGAGTTCGCCATCATGGGCCTGCTCCAGGAGATGGTGCTCGATCTGGGCATCTCCGTTCCGGCCGGCGGACACGTCATCTCCGCCTACGCGGTGGGCGTGGTGGTCGGCGCTCCGATCCTCGCCGCCCTGGGCGCGCGGATACCCCGCAAGACGCTCGCTCTGGGACTGATGGTGCTGTTCAGCGTCGGCAACCTGTCGTCGTTCTTTGCGCCGGACTACAACTGGCTGCTGGCCACCCGGTTCCTGTCCGGGCTGCCGCACGGCGCGTTCTTTGGGGTTGCCGCCGTGATCGCCGCATCGCTGGTCGCACCGACCCGCCGGGCACGGGCGATTTCCATGGTGATGCTGGGGCTGAGCATCGCCAATGTCGTCGGGGTTCCCTTTGCCACCTGGCTCGGACAGCAGGCCGGCTGGCGGTGGATGTTTGTCATGGTTTCCGCCATCGGGGTCCTCACGGTGGCGCTGGTGGCCCGGTACGTTCCGCATCAAGCGACGCACCCGGAGGCGAGCATCCGGCGCGAGCTAAGCGCCCTGCGCCGGATCCAGGTCTGGCTTGCCCTGCTGGTGGGCACCGTGGGGTTCGGCGGTTTCTTCGCCGTCTATGCCTACATCTCCCCCACAATGACCAATGTCGCAGGTTTCGATGCCTCGCTCCTGCCCCTCATTGTTGGCCTCTACGGCCTGGGCCAGGTGGCGGGAAACATCATCGGCGGCCGGCTGGCCGACCGCAGCGTCATGGGCAGCATCTACGGAATCCTGCTGGGGACAGCGGTCATCCTGGCGGCCTACGCCTGGCTTGTGCAGTACAAGACAGGCGCATTGGCACTGGTCTTCCTGGTCGGAGCGATCGGCTCGATGCTGGTCCCGCCGCTCCAGACCCGACTGCTCGACGCCGCCCCGGGAGCCCAGTCCCTGGCCTCATCCCTGAACCACTCGGCACTGAACATGGCCAACGCGCTGGGAGCATTGCTGGGCGGCCTGGTCATTGCCTGGGGGTGGGGCTACCGCTCGCCCGCCGTCGTCGGCGCCGTCCTGGCCCTGTTGGGACTGGGCATCGCACTGCTTAGCGGCTGGCTGGACCGGAAGAGTCCGCAGGCGCCTGCTCCGTCCGCGGCGCATACACATCCGGTTCCAAGTAAATAA
- a CDS encoding Rv2578c family radical SAM protein has translation MRWQAQEPKAAGAEDALLALQGVVRSVKTPEFAGITFHEVLCKSALNKVGKTSGMPFDWTINPYRGCSHACVYCFARKTHTYLEMDSGLDFDSQLVVKTNVAEVLRRELARPSWRREHVAMGTNTDPYQRAEGRYRLMPDIIRALADSGTPFSILTKGTLLARDIPLLKRAGQDTEIGMGISLALLDPELAQRVEPGTPAPRARLELISRLREAGLPCSVMAMPILPWLTDGDESLDALFAALAAAGATGVTAGALHLRPGAREWYLGFISRDYPHLAGKYARLYGGGTYASKEYRQWLAGRVNFFKRKHGFTANGQFMPLRRPAAGTGADPLETVQDSTVPATQGGQAATLF, from the coding sequence ATGAGATGGCAAGCGCAGGAACCCAAGGCCGCCGGCGCCGAAGATGCCCTCCTGGCCCTGCAGGGCGTGGTGCGCAGCGTGAAGACACCCGAGTTTGCCGGTATCACCTTCCATGAGGTGCTCTGCAAATCCGCCCTGAACAAGGTGGGCAAGACCTCCGGCATGCCGTTCGATTGGACCATCAATCCGTACCGCGGCTGCAGCCATGCCTGCGTCTATTGTTTTGCGCGGAAGACGCACACGTATCTGGAGATGGACAGCGGCCTGGACTTCGACAGCCAGCTGGTGGTCAAAACCAACGTGGCGGAGGTGCTGCGGCGGGAGCTGGCCCGCCCGTCCTGGCGCCGCGAACACGTGGCGATGGGCACCAACACGGACCCCTACCAGCGGGCCGAAGGCCGGTACCGGCTGATGCCGGACATCATCAGGGCGCTGGCAGATTCCGGAACCCCGTTTTCCATCCTGACCAAGGGCACGCTGCTGGCCCGGGACATTCCGCTGCTCAAGAGAGCCGGGCAGGACACCGAAATCGGCATGGGCATCTCGCTGGCACTGCTGGATCCGGAGCTGGCGCAACGGGTGGAACCCGGAACGCCCGCCCCCAGGGCGCGGCTGGAGCTGATCAGCCGGCTGCGGGAGGCCGGACTGCCGTGCTCGGTGATGGCCATGCCCATCCTGCCGTGGCTCACCGACGGAGACGAGTCGCTGGACGCGCTCTTTGCCGCACTTGCCGCCGCCGGCGCCACCGGCGTGACGGCCGGAGCGCTCCATCTGCGGCCCGGTGCCCGGGAGTGGTATCTGGGCTTCATCAGCCGCGATTACCCCCATCTGGCCGGAAAGTATGCGCGGCTGTACGGCGGCGGCACGTATGCCTCCAAGGAATACCGGCAATGGCTGGCGGGACGGGTGAACTTCTTCAAAAGGAAGCACGGTTTCACCGCCAACGGGCAGTTCATGCCGCTGCGCAGACCCGCGGCCGGGACGGGCGCCGATCCGCTGGAAACCGTTCAGGACAGTACGGTGCCGGCGACTCAGGGCGGGCAGGCGGCAACCCTCTTCTAA
- a CDS encoding quinone oxidoreductase, whose amino-acid sequence MHKAIVVPAPGGPEILRFEDVDLPQPGPKELLVRVGAVGVNFIDTYKRSGIYPMAHPFIPGAEAAGTVVASGRDVAAFREGARVATAEGGGTYSEYTIMEADKALPIPDGVSDEIAAALPMQGMTAHYLCNSTFPVEEGQTVLTHAGAGGVGLLLIQLLKAKGATVITTASSDEKRELARSAGADYALGYDGFAEAVRQLTDGRGVDVVYDGVGKATFDGSLGSLRKRGMLVLFGGASGQVPPFDIQRLNSSGSLYLTRPTLDDYLLTAEERQWRAHELFEMVRDGTLDVRIGATYPLAEAAAAQTALEGRKTTGKVLLLP is encoded by the coding sequence ATGCATAAAGCTATTGTGGTCCCCGCACCCGGCGGGCCCGAAATCCTGCGCTTTGAAGACGTCGACCTGCCCCAGCCCGGTCCGAAGGAACTGCTGGTCCGTGTCGGGGCGGTGGGCGTGAATTTCATCGACACCTACAAGCGCAGCGGCATCTATCCCATGGCGCATCCCTTCATTCCCGGTGCCGAGGCGGCCGGAACCGTGGTCGCTTCCGGGCGCGATGTGGCAGCGTTCCGGGAGGGTGCGCGGGTTGCCACGGCTGAGGGTGGCGGCACGTATTCGGAGTACACCATCATGGAGGCGGACAAGGCGCTGCCCATACCCGACGGCGTCAGCGACGAGATTGCCGCGGCGCTCCCCATGCAGGGCATGACCGCCCACTACCTCTGCAACTCCACCTTTCCCGTGGAGGAGGGCCAGACGGTCCTGACCCACGCCGGTGCCGGCGGCGTCGGCCTGCTGCTGATCCAGCTGCTCAAGGCCAAGGGCGCCACCGTCATCACCACTGCCTCCAGCGATGAGAAGCGTGAGCTGGCGCGCTCCGCCGGCGCCGACTACGCCCTGGGCTACGACGGATTCGCCGAGGCGGTCCGGCAGCTGACCGACGGCAGGGGCGTGGACGTGGTGTACGACGGCGTCGGCAAGGCAACCTTCGACGGCTCCCTGGGCAGCCTGCGCAAGCGGGGCATGCTGGTGCTGTTCGGCGGCGCCTCGGGCCAGGTTCCGCCGTTCGACATCCAGCGGCTGAACTCGTCGGGATCTCTCTACCTGACCCGTCCCACGCTGGACGACTACCTGCTGACCGCTGAGGAGCGGCAATGGCGCGCCCATGAGCTCTTTGAAATGGTTCGTGACGGCACACTGGACGTGCGCATCGGCGCGACCTATCCGCTGGCCGAGGCCGCTGCGGCGCAGACTGCCTTGGAAGGCCGGAAGACTACCGGGAAGGTGCTGCTGCTGCCGTAG
- a CDS encoding RNA methyltransferase: MSNPRADRVRDVAKLAGRPARLKTGRFVAEGPQAVREALLSHRADASAGGSGVVLEVFATEACLDRLPELAELSADVPLRLATDEVIAAMATTISPQGVVAVCRITDYALDDVLAAGAKLIAVLCEVRDPGNAGTILRAADSAGADAVVLTASSVDIHNPKAVRSTAGSLFHLPVVTGVSFDFLMAACRAHGLTVLAADGYGNVDLDKLQDESSVRRLAPALPDAPATGEAADDGAPEAAAAVSSQPRLENPTAWLFGNEAQGLTSEQLADADYRVAVPVYGRAESLNVGTAATVCLYASARAQNR; encoded by the coding sequence ATGTCCAATCCCCGAGCAGATCGGGTCAGGGATGTAGCGAAGCTGGCCGGGCGCCCGGCGCGTTTAAAAACCGGACGGTTCGTGGCCGAAGGGCCCCAGGCCGTCCGTGAGGCTCTGCTGAGCCACCGCGCCGACGCCTCCGCCGGCGGGTCCGGCGTCGTCCTCGAAGTTTTCGCCACCGAGGCCTGCCTGGACCGGCTGCCCGAGCTGGCGGAGCTTTCCGCCGACGTGCCGCTGCGCCTGGCCACCGACGAAGTCATTGCCGCCATGGCCACCACCATTTCGCCCCAGGGCGTCGTGGCCGTGTGCCGGATCACCGATTACGCCCTGGATGATGTGCTGGCCGCCGGAGCCAAGCTCATCGCGGTGCTGTGCGAAGTCCGCGATCCCGGCAATGCCGGAACCATTCTGCGCGCCGCAGATTCCGCCGGTGCCGACGCCGTCGTGCTGACCGCGTCCAGCGTTGACATCCACAATCCCAAGGCCGTGCGTTCCACCGCCGGCTCCCTGTTTCATCTGCCGGTCGTCACCGGCGTCAGTTTCGACTTCCTGATGGCCGCCTGCCGCGCCCACGGACTCACCGTCCTGGCCGCCGACGGCTACGGGAACGTGGACCTTGACAAGCTCCAGGACGAAAGCTCCGTCCGCCGCCTGGCGCCGGCGCTTCCGGACGCACCGGCCACCGGAGAAGCGGCCGACGACGGCGCCCCCGAAGCCGCCGCGGCCGTGTCCTCCCAGCCCCGGCTGGAAAATCCCACCGCCTGGCTCTTCGGCAACGAAGCCCAGGGCCTCACCTCCGAGCAGCTGGCCGACGCCGACTACCGCGTGGCCGTCCCGGTGTACGGGCGCGCCGAAAGTCTCAACGTGGGCACTGCCGCCACCGTGTGCCTCTACGCGTCAGCCCGCGCCCAGAACCGCTAG
- the pheT gene encoding phenylalanine--tRNA ligase subunit beta codes for MRIPLSWLREYAQVPAEATAEDVMAELVRVGLEEEDVHRPTDELSGPVVVGQVLSMEPEPQKNGKTINWCTVRVVPEGAEQTLTGDGIDPSGVQGIVCGAHNFTVGDKVVVTLPGAVLPGDFRISPRKTYGHVSAGMIASVRELGIGEDHDGILVLSRLGLDPEIGTDALDLLGLYDEAAEINVTPDRGYVFSIRGAAREYAHATGTKFTDPAAAVVVPAADGNGYGVRLEDGAPIYGKAGCDRFVARTVRGVDPTRPTPPWMASRLRLAGMRSISLIVDISNYVMLELGQPLHFYDLDKLSGDIVVRRAAEGETLKTLDEKVRTLDPEDLLITDDSGVIGIAGVMGGATTEVSDTTSNILIEAAHFEEVSIGRSRRRHRLPSEASKRFERGVDWNVADVAAQRAVDLLTELAGGTADPSVTDVGTKPEAKAIELPADFASKLIGYDFSETQITGTLTDLGAEVARTAAGYSVTPPSWRPDLETREDLTEEIIRLVGYEHIPSTLPTAPPGRGLTRIQQQRRRLQQALAAAGLTEVLSYPFVTQDDNNTFGTPDAGTSPAAVKLANPLSAEFGYLRTSVLPGLFEVAKRNLSRGFRDLALFEAGSVFLPGEQLGTATIPPLGVRPSEEVLDALYEGVPDQPLHVGVLFTGHESQPGAGHAPRAWDWADAVDTARLMGDVLGVELVVSQGEHQAFHPGRTAKLSLRSGETVGYAGELHPKLLAARDMPARSVALELDVDALFDAAPEVIVAREISSFPATTQDVALVVEAGIPAETVLETLREGAGELLEDISLFDVYSGKGIEDGHKSLAFALRFRAPDRTLTADEASESRAAAVALAAERFGAVQR; via the coding sequence GTGAGAATCCCACTTTCCTGGCTGCGCGAGTATGCCCAGGTTCCGGCGGAAGCAACCGCCGAAGACGTCATGGCGGAACTGGTCCGGGTAGGGCTGGAGGAGGAGGACGTCCACCGTCCCACCGACGAGCTCTCGGGCCCCGTTGTTGTCGGCCAGGTGCTCTCCATGGAGCCCGAGCCGCAGAAGAACGGCAAGACCATCAACTGGTGCACCGTCCGCGTGGTGCCCGAGGGCGCCGAGCAGACACTCACCGGCGACGGCATCGATCCCTCCGGCGTGCAGGGCATCGTCTGCGGTGCGCATAACTTCACGGTCGGGGACAAGGTGGTTGTCACCCTGCCCGGCGCCGTGCTGCCCGGAGACTTCCGGATCAGCCCGCGCAAGACCTACGGCCACGTCTCCGCCGGCATGATTGCCTCGGTCCGCGAACTGGGCATCGGAGAAGACCACGACGGCATCCTGGTCCTCTCCCGCCTGGGCCTGGATCCGGAGATCGGCACCGACGCCCTGGACCTGCTCGGCCTGTACGACGAAGCAGCGGAAATCAACGTCACGCCGGACCGCGGCTACGTGTTCTCCATCCGCGGCGCTGCCCGCGAGTACGCCCACGCCACCGGAACAAAGTTCACCGACCCGGCCGCCGCCGTCGTCGTCCCCGCTGCTGACGGCAACGGTTACGGCGTGCGCCTAGAAGACGGCGCGCCGATCTACGGCAAGGCCGGCTGCGACCGCTTTGTGGCCCGCACCGTCCGCGGCGTGGACCCCACCCGCCCGACTCCGCCGTGGATGGCCTCCCGGCTGCGCCTGGCCGGAATGCGCTCGATCTCCCTGATCGTGGACATCTCCAACTACGTGATGCTCGAACTGGGCCAGCCGCTGCACTTCTACGACCTGGACAAGCTGTCCGGCGACATTGTGGTGCGCCGTGCGGCTGAAGGGGAAACCCTGAAGACCCTGGACGAGAAGGTCCGCACCCTCGATCCCGAGGACCTGCTCATCACCGACGACTCCGGCGTGATCGGCATTGCCGGCGTCATGGGCGGTGCCACAACCGAGGTCTCGGACACGACCAGCAACATCCTGATCGAGGCCGCGCACTTCGAGGAAGTCAGCATCGGCCGCTCCCGCCGCCGGCACCGCCTGCCCTCCGAAGCGTCCAAGCGCTTCGAGCGCGGCGTGGACTGGAACGTCGCCGACGTCGCCGCCCAGCGCGCCGTCGATCTGCTGACCGAGCTGGCCGGCGGCACCGCCGATCCCTCGGTGACCGACGTCGGCACCAAGCCCGAAGCCAAGGCCATCGAGCTGCCCGCGGACTTCGCGTCCAAGCTGATCGGCTACGACTTCAGCGAGACCCAGATCACCGGCACCCTCACCGATCTGGGTGCCGAAGTGGCCAGGACGGCTGCCGGCTACTCTGTGACGCCGCCGAGCTGGCGCCCGGACCTGGAGACGCGTGAGGACCTCACCGAGGAAATCATCCGCCTGGTCGGCTACGAGCACATTCCGTCCACCCTGCCCACGGCTCCTCCCGGCCGCGGCCTGACCCGGATCCAGCAGCAGCGCCGCCGCCTGCAGCAGGCGCTCGCCGCCGCCGGCCTGACCGAGGTGCTGTCCTATCCGTTCGTCACCCAGGACGACAACAACACCTTCGGAACGCCCGACGCCGGCACCTCGCCTGCTGCGGTCAAGCTGGCTAACCCGCTCAGCGCCGAGTTCGGCTACCTGCGCACCTCGGTGCTGCCGGGCCTGTTTGAGGTGGCCAAGCGGAACCTCTCGCGCGGCTTCCGCGACCTGGCGCTGTTCGAAGCCGGATCGGTCTTCCTGCCCGGTGAGCAGCTGGGCACCGCAACGATTCCGCCGCTGGGCGTCCGTCCCTCCGAGGAAGTCCTCGATGCCCTGTACGAGGGAGTTCCGGACCAGCCGCTGCATGTAGGCGTGCTGTTCACCGGCCACGAGTCGCAGCCGGGCGCCGGCCATGCGCCGCGCGCCTGGGACTGGGCCGACGCCGTCGACACCGCCCGCCTGATGGGCGACGTGCTCGGCGTGGAACTGGTGGTCAGCCAGGGCGAGCACCAGGCCTTCCATCCCGGACGCACCGCCAAGCTCTCGCTGCGCAGCGGCGAAACCGTGGGCTACGCCGGCGAACTGCACCCCAAGCTGCTCGCAGCCCGGGACATGCCGGCCCGCAGCGTGGCTCTGGAACTCGACGTCGACGCACTGTTCGACGCCGCGCCCGAAGTTATCGTGGCCCGGGAGATTTCCTCGTTCCCGGCCACCACGCAGGACGTTGCCCTGGTAGTGGAGGCGGGCATTCCCGCGGAAACGGTCCTGGAGACCCTGCGCGAAGGCGCCGGGGAACTGCTGGAAGACATTTCGCTGTTTGATGTGTACTCCGGCAAGGGCATCGAAGACGGCCACAAGTCCTTGGCCTTCGCCCTGCGTTTCCGGGCTCCGGACCGGACCCTGACGGCCGATGAGGCCTCAGAGTCCCGGGCCGCCGCCGTCGCGCTGGCCGCGGAACGGTTTGGTGCCGTCCAGCGCTAA
- the argC gene encoding N-acetyl-gamma-glutamyl-phosphate reductase, which yields MTISVAVSGASGYAGGEVLRLLAGHPSVTIGAITAHSNAGSRLGELQPHLHALADRVLQDTTVENLAGHDVVFLALPHGASAAIAEQLDPSVLVIDAGADHRLEDPLAWEKFYGSPHAGSWPYGLPELPGHRDRLKGATRIAVPGCYPTSSLLALTPGFAAGLLEPDDVVIVAASGTSGAGKAAKPHLLGSEVMGGMSPYGVGGGHRHTPEIEQGLSAAAGETVAVSFTPTLAPMARGILTTATAKVRPGVTAEQLRAAWADAYRNEHFVRLLPEGQWPATKMVVGSNYAALQLAYDAHANRVIVTCVIDNLNKGTAGGAVQSMNIALGLEETAGLTTQGVAP from the coding sequence ATGACGATTTCAGTTGCTGTCTCAGGAGCCTCCGGGTACGCCGGGGGTGAGGTGCTGCGCCTGCTGGCCGGGCATCCCTCCGTGACCATCGGTGCCATTACCGCGCACAGCAACGCCGGTTCCCGGCTCGGGGAATTGCAGCCACATCTGCACGCGCTCGCCGACAGGGTCCTGCAGGACACCACAGTGGAGAACCTGGCCGGGCATGACGTCGTCTTCCTCGCCCTGCCGCACGGCGCCAGCGCCGCCATCGCTGAGCAGCTGGATCCCTCCGTTCTGGTGATCGACGCCGGCGCCGACCACCGGCTCGAAGACCCGCTGGCCTGGGAAAAGTTCTACGGCTCGCCGCACGCCGGCTCCTGGCCCTACGGCCTGCCCGAACTGCCCGGCCACCGCGACCGGCTCAAGGGCGCCACCCGCATTGCCGTCCCCGGCTGCTATCCCACCTCCTCGCTGCTCGCCCTGACGCCCGGCTTCGCGGCCGGCCTGCTGGAGCCCGACGACGTCGTCATCGTCGCTGCCTCCGGAACCTCCGGCGCGGGCAAGGCAGCCAAGCCGCACCTGCTGGGCTCGGAAGTGATGGGCGGCATGAGCCCCTACGGTGTCGGCGGGGGACACCGCCACACGCCGGAAATCGAACAGGGCCTCTCGGCCGCGGCCGGCGAAACTGTCGCCGTGTCCTTTACCCCCACGCTGGCGCCGATGGCCCGGGGCATCCTGACCACGGCCACCGCGAAGGTGCGCCCCGGCGTCACCGCCGAGCAGCTGCGCGCCGCCTGGGCTGACGCCTACCGGAACGAACACTTCGTCCGGCTGCTCCCCGAGGGGCAGTGGCCGGCCACCAAGATGGTGGTGGGGTCCAACTACGCTGCCCTGCAGCTGGCCTACGACGCCCACGCCAACCGCGTCATCGTCACCTGCGTGATCGACAACCTGAACAAAGGCACCGCCGGCGGCGCGGTGCAGTCCATGAACATTGCCCTCGGCCTTGAAGAAACCGCCGGACTGACAACGCAGGGAGTTGCCCCGTAA
- a CDS encoding SRPBCC domain-containing protein, with protein MPLSSLATEDDSLTISWLLAVPAQTVWAGFRDPALLSQWLGRPLVCDAKTGGMIVVDHGGGCLSRSVVTEADEPRRLAMTWDFPDEPDSQIALGLHPAESGTRMELVHNGLGSLVDSYGPGWVTHLTYLEAAVGGTPLPWSQFWPLHTSFEMLYGAADATAAAAPSR; from the coding sequence ATGCCGCTGTCATCCCTCGCGACCGAAGACGATTCCCTCACGATTTCCTGGTTGCTCGCTGTCCCCGCCCAAACGGTGTGGGCGGGGTTCCGCGACCCGGCGCTGCTCTCCCAATGGCTGGGCCGGCCCCTTGTATGTGACGCTAAAACGGGCGGCATGATTGTCGTCGACCATGGCGGGGGCTGCCTGTCGCGAAGCGTCGTCACCGAGGCGGACGAACCGCGCCGGTTGGCCATGACGTGGGACTTCCCCGACGAACCCGACTCGCAGATTGCGCTCGGGCTGCACCCGGCGGAGTCCGGCACCCGGATGGAGCTCGTGCACAACGGGCTGGGCAGCCTGGTGGATTCCTACGGTCCCGGCTGGGTCACGCATTTGACCTACTTGGAGGCTGCCGTGGGCGGGACCCCGCTTCCCTGGTCGCAGTTTTGGCCGCTGCACACCAGCTTCGAGATGTTGTACGGAGCAGCGGATGCTACGGCAGCAGCAGCACCTTCCCGGTAG
- the pheS gene encoding phenylalanine--tRNA ligase subunit alpha — MSNSIPGTHSPDTAPEPPNPLDEAAVSAAVDSALAAIAAAVDLDALKDVRIAVAGDKSPLSLANRTIGSLPKDQKSAAGKLVGPARGRINAALAARTVELEAERDARILVEEAVDVTAAPRRRRMGGRHPLSTLQDRVSDIFVGMGWEIAEGPEVESEWFNFDALNFKPDHPAREMQDTFFVEPPEAHLVMRTHTSPVQVRSMLERDLPIYVLCPGKVFRTDELDATHTPVFHQFEGLAIDKGLTMADLVGTLEHFTRVLFGDEAKVRLRPNYFPFTEPSAELDIWHPGAKGGPRWIEWGGCGMVNPNVLRAAGIDPEVYSGFAFGMGIERALMFRNEVGDMRDMIEGDVRFSEHFGMEI, encoded by the coding sequence ATGTCGAACTCCATACCGGGGACGCACTCCCCAGACACCGCCCCCGAGCCGCCCAACCCGCTGGATGAAGCGGCAGTCTCTGCCGCCGTCGACTCCGCGCTCGCCGCCATCGCCGCCGCAGTGGATCTGGACGCCCTCAAGGACGTCCGCATCGCCGTCGCCGGCGACAAGTCGCCGCTGAGCCTGGCCAACCGCACCATCGGCTCCCTTCCCAAGGACCAGAAGTCTGCCGCCGGCAAGCTTGTCGGGCCGGCACGCGGACGCATCAATGCCGCGCTCGCCGCCCGCACCGTCGAGCTGGAAGCCGAGCGCGACGCACGGATCCTGGTCGAAGAGGCCGTTGACGTCACCGCCGCTCCGCGCCGCCGCCGCATGGGCGGACGCCATCCGCTCTCCACCCTGCAGGACCGGGTCAGCGACATCTTCGTGGGGATGGGCTGGGAGATCGCCGAAGGCCCCGAGGTTGAATCCGAGTGGTTCAACTTCGACGCGCTGAACTTCAAGCCGGACCACCCGGCCCGTGAAATGCAGGACACGTTCTTTGTCGAGCCGCCCGAGGCCCACCTGGTGATGCGCACGCACACCTCGCCGGTCCAGGTGCGCTCCATGCTTGAACGGGACCTGCCGATCTACGTGCTCTGCCCGGGCAAGGTCTTCCGCACCGATGAGCTGGACGCCACGCACACCCCGGTGTTCCACCAGTTCGAGGGCCTGGCCATCGACAAGGGTCTGACCATGGCCGACCTGGTCGGCACCCTGGAACACTTCACCCGCGTGCTGTTCGGCGACGAGGCCAAGGTTCGGCTGCGCCCGAACTACTTCCCGTTCACCGAGCCCAGCGCCGAGCTGGACATCTGGCATCCGGGCGCCAAGGGCGGCCCGCGCTGGATCGAGTGGGGCGGCTGCGGCATGGTCAATCCGAACGTGCTCCGCGCGGCCGGCATTGACCCCGAGGTCTATTCAGGTTTTGCCTTCGGCATGGGTATTGAGCGCGCACTGATGTTCCGCAACGAAGTGGGGGACATGCGCGACATGATCGAGGGCGATGTACGTTTCAGCGAACACTTCGGGATGGAGATCTAA